The following coding sequences are from one Phycisphaeraceae bacterium window:
- a CDS encoding glycosyltransferase, which translates to MSELTLIFAGGGTGGHLFPGLAIAEAARTFAGHDKTNLRCLFLCSNRPLDSTILSAEGAEFVVMPARPLSLRPMGLVRFARAWGPSVRLGRQTIRRERDAGRVVRVVAMGGFVAAPIAQAARAEQTPVTLVNLDAVPGKANRWIGRRADAGVFSALPVQHEAARRWTVVPPIVRSAAVAKGEQSECRARLGIDPSLRTLMVTGGSQGARTINDLLAGFARDHAKDLAGWQVIHQCGKDGAATVREAYAAAGVPAIVHEFVSGMADWWGAADLAVSRSGAGSVAEAWANAVPTLFMPYPYHRDEHQRFNAMPLVDAGGAVLAVDRIELAVNAAEVGPQLAGLINDPSRLDSMRAALRSLGPADGAERIARALLEPAASTTTR; encoded by the coding sequence GTGTCCGAACTCACCCTGATCTTCGCGGGCGGTGGCACCGGCGGGCATCTCTTCCCGGGGCTGGCGATCGCCGAGGCAGCGCGCACCTTCGCCGGACACGACAAGACAAACCTCCGGTGCCTCTTCCTGTGCTCGAATCGCCCGTTGGACTCGACAATCCTGTCGGCGGAAGGGGCCGAGTTCGTGGTGATGCCGGCCCGTCCACTCTCGTTGCGACCAATGGGGTTGGTGCGGTTCGCCCGTGCGTGGGGCCCATCGGTTCGCCTCGGAAGGCAGACGATCCGGCGGGAGCGCGATGCCGGCCGCGTCGTGCGGGTCGTAGCCATGGGAGGGTTTGTCGCCGCTCCGATCGCCCAGGCAGCGCGGGCCGAGCAGACGCCCGTGACGCTGGTCAACCTTGATGCAGTGCCCGGCAAGGCCAACCGCTGGATCGGTCGGCGTGCCGATGCAGGCGTGTTCAGCGCCCTGCCGGTGCAGCACGAAGCGGCTCGCCGGTGGACCGTCGTTCCCCCGATCGTACGGAGCGCCGCGGTCGCCAAGGGGGAGCAGTCAGAGTGCCGGGCACGCCTTGGAATCGATCCTTCCCTGCGGACGTTGATGGTGACCGGCGGCAGCCAGGGGGCGAGGACGATCAACGACCTGCTCGCCGGGTTCGCTCGCGACCACGCGAAGGACCTTGCCGGCTGGCAAGTGATCCACCAGTGTGGCAAGGATGGCGCAGCGACGGTTCGCGAGGCATACGCGGCCGCGGGAGTGCCGGCCATCGTCCATGAATTCGTCTCGGGAATGGCCGACTGGTGGGGCGCGGCCGATCTGGCGGTCTCTCGGTCTGGCGCCGGATCCGTCGCCGAAGCGTGGGCCAACGCCGTCCCAACGCTGTTCATGCCGTACCCGTACCACCGTGACGAGCACCAACGCTTCAACGCCATGCCGCTGGTGGACGCTGGCGGCGCGGTGCTCGCCGTCGACCGGATCGAACTGGCCGTAAACGCGGCCGAAGTCGGTCCCCAACTGGCGGGGCTCATAAACGATCCGAGCCGCCTGGACTCGATGCGGGCGGCGCTTCGCTCGCTCGGGCCCGCTGATGGGGCCGAACGCATCGCGAGGGCGCTGCTGGAGCCGGCGGCATCAACCACGACCCGATAA
- the argF gene encoding ornithine carbamoyltransferase, with the protein MKHFLSILDTPTPALTAMLLRSVQLRIRTNAQGLLAGKTLACLFQKPSLRTRVSFEQAMRRLGGEALSLGQNEVGVGQRESAEDISRVLSGMVDAVMARVVSHETLVRLARVSVVPVINGLSEIEHPAQALADVLTLMDEFSPGDPLGLAGRVVAFVGDGNNVARSLAVLCARLGMEFVMCAPPGFDLPPAWIDDVRARIPGARLSSIGTPPDAVRRADAIYCDTFVSMGQESERASRLRAFEGYQVSDALLAGAPGHTVVLHCLPAHRGEEITDSVMDGPRSRVFRQAHNRVDAQMGLLAELLAPSDGAHANG; encoded by the coding sequence GTGAAGCACTTTCTCTCCATCCTGGACACGCCCACCCCGGCGCTGACGGCGATGCTGCTCAGGTCGGTCCAGCTCCGCATCCGGACTAACGCGCAGGGGCTGCTGGCGGGGAAGACCCTTGCCTGCCTGTTCCAGAAGCCGAGCCTCCGCACCCGCGTCTCATTTGAGCAGGCGATGCGGCGGCTCGGCGGCGAGGCACTGTCCCTGGGACAGAACGAGGTTGGCGTGGGTCAGCGAGAGTCCGCCGAGGACATCTCCAGGGTGCTCTCGGGCATGGTCGACGCGGTCATGGCGAGGGTGGTGTCGCACGAGACACTGGTGCGGCTCGCGAGGGTCTCGGTGGTGCCCGTGATCAACGGCCTGTCCGAGATCGAGCATCCGGCCCAGGCGCTCGCCGACGTCCTCACGCTCATGGACGAGTTTTCTCCCGGCGACCCGCTTGGACTGGCCGGGAGGGTCGTCGCGTTTGTGGGCGACGGCAACAACGTGGCCCGCTCGCTCGCGGTGCTGTGCGCCCGTCTGGGGATGGAGTTTGTGATGTGCGCACCGCCGGGATTTGACCTGCCCCCGGCGTGGATCGACGATGTGCGGGCCCGGATCCCCGGCGCCCGCCTGTCATCCATCGGGACGCCGCCTGATGCCGTCCGCCGCGCGGACGCTATCTACTGCGACACCTTTGTCTCGATGGGTCAGGAGTCGGAACGGGCATCCCGGCTCAGGGCCTTCGAGGGGTACCAGGTGTCGGACGCCCTCTTGGCCGGTGCGCCGGGTCACACCGTTGTTCTGCACTGCCTGCCGGCCCACCGCGGCGAAGAGATCACCGATTCGGTCATGGACGGACCGCGGTCTCGCGTGTTCCGCCAGGCCCACAATCGTGTCGACGCGCAGATGGGCCTCCTGGCCGAACTGCTCGCACCCTCCGACGGAGCGCACGCCAATGGCTGA
- a CDS encoding cell division protein FtsW, producing the protein MLRPGHAVMLCVLSLLTIGVVMVNSAGLSIDPKEAVTAESIIFSRSTAYMALAVLAMFGTALLPLRTLAGPLSEPIRREPVSLLDAARSLKPLWLGVAGLLALLALTYLPVIGKEVNGSHRWIGIPTAKSGLSIQPSEFAKWGLIVLMAWYGVTRARLMGRFWMGLFPALCAVGIVSVVVIKEDLGTGVLLGFVACLVLVAAGARIWHFAMLAPIGLVGIAAAVVVSPYRVKRLTAFWDPYADPEGTGYHMIQSMISVANGRVFGRGLGFGLQKFGYLPEDKTDFLFAVICEELGLFGAAMVVALYVGLLIAGLTIVRRESNPFLKLVALGITATVGLQAVINVAVVTGLGPTKGIALPMLSSGGTGWILTAASLGLLVAIDRTQSDSLAPSGADGAPVAGLGSPMPLAAAVVVTPLGRDYFRNAAGGAGTSGAETA; encoded by the coding sequence ATGCTGCGCCCCGGCCATGCCGTCATGCTGTGTGTGCTGTCGCTGTTGACCATCGGCGTCGTCATGGTCAACAGCGCCGGTCTGAGCATTGACCCGAAAGAAGCCGTTACGGCCGAATCGATCATCTTCTCCCGGTCGACCGCGTACATGGCCCTCGCCGTGCTGGCCATGTTCGGCACCGCCCTGCTGCCGCTGCGGACGCTTGCCGGCCCGCTGAGCGAGCCGATCCGGCGCGAGCCCGTGTCGCTGCTCGATGCCGCCAGGAGCCTCAAACCGCTGTGGCTGGGTGTCGCGGGCCTGCTGGCGCTGCTGGCACTGACCTACCTCCCGGTGATCGGCAAGGAGGTCAACGGCTCGCATCGCTGGATCGGAATCCCGACGGCCAAGAGCGGCCTCTCGATCCAGCCCAGCGAGTTCGCCAAGTGGGGCCTGATCGTGCTCATGGCGTGGTACGGCGTCACGCGGGCCCGGCTCATGGGCCGCTTCTGGATGGGTCTGTTCCCCGCCTTGTGCGCCGTGGGCATCGTCTCGGTGGTCGTGATCAAGGAAGACCTCGGCACGGGGGTGCTGCTGGGCTTCGTCGCGTGCCTGGTGCTGGTCGCGGCGGGCGCCCGGATCTGGCACTTTGCCATGCTCGCCCCGATCGGCCTGGTGGGGATCGCCGCGGCGGTGGTCGTCAGCCCGTACCGCGTCAAGCGGCTGACCGCCTTCTGGGACCCCTACGCGGACCCCGAGGGCACCGGCTACCACATGATCCAATCGATGATCTCTGTCGCGAATGGCAGGGTCTTCGGGCGCGGCCTGGGGTTTGGATTGCAGAAGTTCGGGTATCTCCCCGAAGACAAGACCGACTTTCTCTTCGCCGTCATCTGCGAGGAACTGGGCCTCTTCGGCGCGGCGATGGTCGTCGCCCTGTACGTCGGGCTGCTGATCGCGGGGCTCACGATCGTGCGCCGGGAGAGCAACCCGTTCCTCAAGCTTGTCGCTCTAGGGATCACGGCGACGGTGGGTTTGCAGGCCGTGATCAACGTCGCGGTGGTGACGGGCCTCGGGCCGACCAAGGGGATCGCCCTGCCGATGCTCTCCTCGGGCGGGACCGGGTGGATCCTCACCGCGGCCTCCCTCGGCCTGCTGGTCGCTATCGATCGCACGCAGAGCGACTCCCTCGCGCCCAGCGGCGCTGACGGTGCCCCGGTCGCCGGCCTTGGCTCCCCAATGCCGCTCGCGGCGGCCGTGGTCGTGACGCCCCTGGGCCGCGACTACTTCCGGAACGCGGCGGGTGGCGCGGGCACCAGCGGCGCGGAAACGGCGTAG
- a CDS encoding diguanylate cyclase encodes MTPNANEFNGSDGGDRLDARVILVGRTGLDHTLRLDAGVELIRARTAIDAIGELAQPIDSESPMAATVILSREADPGPRASALIDSLRMVDPGVRVMLMGASTRGVYDGVILSPDVPAASLRRLLRRHEPSAGSIAAETPRLDPISQPDPVRPQQGATVAPPPAIDSTPQPTGGRSTPLRPSSLIAGVNALPVSTTTSTGPRQLDQVIVSTTDGPAPTAPATSRPPAASIAPADPPAGGAAGPEESDLLEALLTGRDLLLPLLALVRRRTGSPDVVFTPPGAPAAVMGTAEVSVVHRGRSLGTLSSRSATREALAAAANWFGAWVALRDQQEQLRDAAFTDDLTGAFNRRYFDRFLAAAIDRARGERQSVTVLYFDIDDFKMYNDRYGHIAGDEILQETVRLLKSVIRPTDKVCRIGGDEFAVVFFEPAGPRDPSSKPPSSIWGIASRFQRQICEHRFPKLAEKAPGTLTISGGLATFPWDGTTPKELVARADALALESKGKGKNVITLGPGAERVCKVDFGSRPE; translated from the coding sequence GTGACGCCGAATGCCAACGAATTCAACGGAAGTGACGGCGGCGACCGGCTGGATGCACGGGTGATCCTCGTCGGCCGCACCGGGCTTGACCACACGCTCCGTCTGGACGCCGGGGTGGAACTGATCCGGGCCCGCACTGCGATCGATGCGATCGGCGAGCTCGCGCAGCCGATCGACAGCGAGAGCCCGATGGCGGCGACCGTGATCCTCTCCCGCGAAGCCGACCCGGGCCCGCGGGCGTCGGCGCTGATCGACAGCCTGAGAATGGTCGACCCCGGGGTACGCGTCATGCTGATGGGAGCCTCGACGCGCGGGGTGTACGACGGGGTGATCCTCTCCCCGGACGTGCCCGCCGCGAGCCTGAGGCGCCTCCTGCGGCGCCACGAGCCATCGGCCGGGTCAATCGCCGCCGAAACGCCGAGGCTCGACCCGATATCCCAGCCGGATCCGGTCCGCCCGCAGCAGGGAGCGACGGTTGCACCGCCGCCCGCAATCGACAGCACGCCACAGCCCACCGGAGGGCGTTCCACCCCTCTGCGCCCGTCGTCGCTGATCGCGGGCGTCAATGCCCTCCCGGTCTCGACGACAACGAGCACCGGTCCCCGCCAACTGGACCAAGTGATCGTCTCGACCACCGATGGGCCGGCGCCGACCGCACCGGCCACATCGCGCCCACCCGCGGCGTCCATCGCACCGGCTGACCCGCCGGCGGGAGGCGCCGCAGGGCCGGAGGAATCTGACCTGCTTGAAGCCCTCCTGACGGGACGGGACCTGCTGCTGCCGCTGCTCGCCCTCGTGCGTCGCCGAACCGGCTCTCCCGATGTCGTCTTCACCCCTCCCGGGGCGCCGGCGGCGGTGATGGGCACGGCCGAGGTCTCCGTGGTCCACCGGGGCCGGTCGCTCGGCACGCTCTCCAGCCGCTCCGCCACGCGCGAGGCCCTCGCCGCCGCGGCGAACTGGTTCGGGGCGTGGGTGGCCCTGCGGGACCAGCAGGAGCAACTCCGCGATGCGGCGTTTACCGACGACCTGACGGGCGCGTTCAACCGACGGTACTTCGACCGGTTCCTCGCCGCGGCGATCGATCGGGCCCGCGGCGAGCGGCAGTCCGTAACGGTGCTCTACTTTGATATCGACGACTTCAAGATGTACAACGACCGCTACGGGCACATCGCGGGGGACGAGATCCTTCAGGAAACGGTCCGCCTGCTCAAGAGCGTCATCCGCCCGACGGACAAGGTCTGCCGGATCGGCGGCGATGAGTTCGCGGTGGTCTTTTTCGAGCCCGCCGGGCCGCGCGACCCATCCAGCAAGCCGCCGTCGAGCATCTGGGGGATCGCCAGCCGCTTCCAGCGGCAGATCTGCGAGCACCGCTTCCCGAAGCTCGCGGAGAAGGCCCCGGGCACGCTCACGATCTCGGGCGGACTCGCCACCTTCCCGTGGGACGGCACGACACCCAAGGAACTCGTCGCGCGTGCCGATGCCCTCGCGCTCGAAAGCAAGGGCAAGGGCAAGAACGTCATCACCCTCGGCCCTGGCGCAGAGCGTGTGTGCAAGGTCGACTTCGGCAGCCGGCCGGAATAA
- a CDS encoding YidC/Oxa1 family insertase periplasmic-domain containing protein, with protein MLRTRLVFRAGLSPARNAAEAQEVDPDMALAKNPVLRLLVPVLIVAGLGGAVFFSLSRGSPGTGAAAKQPAAATRGGPVGPAEATPTAPAAESPSAQATPESGDGAARLESTHEPVTESGTAEQPSLAPPPNATPPPPPGVAFAAEVFRDDPAAAAFDPIGSLDTSESNHYKMEIRFANAGASIESIRLTDSYETIAKKEHDLIQQQVTVVVKNGSTFSLAPMAALSLQINGSYVSLFGKDPIWRQTAPGRFEAFIIGGDGKRAARLTRAYVLEPGTYGLRLDQRVENLTGEPMSIRLFQYGPMDLPRGTIRYGGDVRRVRLGYTDTAQRSVQTEAFLTPHADVVGKALDTDRLNFEDKVIWPNERSDRSSWSLVWFATTNRYFATAMYPLVPQPVAGGPPSDRVFRLIEKLDRYVVYQGDDPQGRPIDSVVLRITTPEMNLAAGQSADLSAGIYAGPLSRRLIDNPATPDGALRARLQMGDLVIYTFGGPCAMCTFQWLTYVLRGFLGFLHDRVLFDWSLAIIVLVVCVRTILHPVTKWSQSNIQRFSKKMQSLAPKQRAIQEKYKNDPKKRNEELSRLMREEGINPAGMLGCLPMFLQTPVWIALFAMLYFTYELRHQPAFFGVFQAITGGRWGFLADLSEPDHFISLGISYNPPLIGSLMGPIESINLLPLVLGLVFYFHQKYMSPPTSGTLTPEQEQQQKIMKVMSVVMFPLFMYNMPSGLTLYTMTNSILGIFESRHIRAQVEKEDAARAERMKQLGGRPDPKPKGGFLARMQERIEMAQKRAEQLKAQRDRQQRK; from the coding sequence ATGCTTCGGACCCGGCTGGTGTTCCGGGCCGGCCTGTCGCCCGCCCGCAACGCCGCCGAAGCCCAGGAAGTCGATCCAGACATGGCCCTTGCCAAGAACCCCGTCCTGCGACTGCTGGTACCGGTGCTCATCGTCGCCGGTCTCGGCGGTGCCGTGTTCTTTTCACTCAGCCGCGGCTCGCCGGGAACAGGCGCGGCGGCAAAGCAGCCGGCGGCCGCCACCAGGGGGGGCCCAGTCGGTCCGGCCGAGGCGACTCCGACAGCTCCCGCGGCAGAGTCCCCGTCGGCCCAGGCCACGCCCGAGTCGGGAGACGGCGCGGCACGCCTCGAATCGACCCATGAACCCGTGACCGAGTCCGGCACCGCGGAGCAGCCCTCGCTTGCGCCACCGCCGAATGCGACTCCCCCACCACCTCCCGGGGTCGCGTTCGCCGCGGAGGTCTTCCGGGACGATCCAGCCGCCGCGGCGTTTGATCCCATTGGCAGCCTCGATACGTCCGAGAGCAACCACTACAAGATGGAGATCCGGTTCGCGAACGCGGGCGCTTCGATCGAATCAATCCGCCTGACCGATTCCTACGAGACGATCGCCAAGAAAGAGCATGACCTGATCCAGCAGCAGGTCACCGTGGTAGTCAAGAACGGCAGTACCTTCTCGCTGGCCCCGATGGCCGCGCTCAGCCTGCAGATCAACGGCTCGTACGTGAGCCTGTTCGGCAAGGATCCGATCTGGCGTCAGACCGCGCCCGGCCGGTTCGAGGCGTTCATCATCGGTGGCGACGGCAAGCGGGCGGCTCGCCTGACCCGCGCGTACGTGCTGGAGCCCGGCACGTACGGCCTTCGGCTCGACCAGCGCGTGGAGAACCTGACCGGCGAGCCGATGTCGATCCGGTTGTTTCAGTATGGGCCGATGGACCTGCCGCGGGGCACGATCCGTTACGGCGGGGACGTGCGGCGGGTGCGGCTGGGGTACACCGACACCGCGCAGCGGTCGGTGCAGACCGAGGCGTTCCTGACCCCGCACGCCGACGTGGTCGGAAAGGCACTCGACACCGACCGGCTGAACTTTGAGGACAAGGTGATCTGGCCGAACGAGCGGTCGGACCGCAGTTCGTGGTCGCTGGTGTGGTTCGCGACAACGAACCGGTACTTCGCGACGGCGATGTACCCGCTCGTGCCCCAGCCCGTCGCGGGCGGGCCGCCTTCGGACCGCGTCTTCCGCCTGATCGAGAAGCTCGATCGATACGTCGTGTACCAGGGCGACGACCCGCAGGGACGCCCGATCGACTCGGTGGTGCTGCGGATCACAACGCCGGAGATGAACCTCGCCGCCGGCCAATCGGCCGACCTCTCCGCGGGGATCTACGCCGGCCCGCTCTCCCGCCGGCTGATCGACAACCCGGCGACACCGGACGGGGCCCTGCGGGCACGACTGCAGATGGGCGATCTGGTCATCTACACATTTGGCGGCCCGTGCGCCATGTGCACGTTCCAGTGGCTGACGTACGTCCTCCGAGGATTCCTGGGGTTCCTGCACGACCGAGTGCTCTTCGACTGGTCGCTGGCGATCATCGTTCTGGTCGTTTGCGTCCGGACGATCCTGCACCCGGTCACGAAGTGGTCGCAGTCCAACATCCAGCGGTTCAGCAAGAAGATGCAGTCGCTGGCCCCCAAGCAGCGTGCGATCCAGGAGAAGTACAAGAACGACCCGAAGAAGCGGAACGAGGAGCTCTCACGCCTGATGCGGGAAGAGGGCATCAACCCCGCGGGGATGCTCGGGTGCCTGCCGATGTTCCTGCAGACGCCGGTGTGGATCGCGCTGTTCGCCATGCTGTACTTCACCTATGAGCTGCGGCACCAGCCGGCGTTCTTCGGCGTGTTCCAGGCCATCACGGGCGGTCGATGGGGGTTCCTCGCCGACCTCTCGGAGCCGGACCACTTCATCTCGCTGGGCATTTCGTACAACCCGCCGCTGATCGGCAGCCTTATGGGCCCGATCGAATCGATCAACCTGCTGCCGCTGGTGCTGGGCCTGGTCTTCTACTTCCACCAGAAGTACATGAGCCCGCCGACCTCGGGGACCCTCACCCCCGAGCAGGAGCAGCAGCAGAAGATCATGAAGGTCATGAGCGTCGTCATGTTCCCGCTGTTCATGTACAACATGCCCAGCGGCCTGACGCTGTACACGATGACCAACTCCATCCTGGGCATCTTTGAGAGCCGGCACATCCGCGCCCAGGTTGAGAAGGAAGACGCCGCTCGGGCCGAGCGGATGAAACAACTCGGCGGTCGGCCCGATCCCAAGCCCAAGGGCGGATTCCTGGCACGCATGCAGGAACGCATCGAGATGGCACAGAAGAGGGCCGAGCAGCTCAAGGCCCAGAGGGACCGGCAGCAGAGGAAGTAG
- a CDS encoding 50S ribosome-binding GTPase: MPGLDTIIAAASGPGRSERAIVRISGPATRALLTEAFAPPVVMARRGVVRARLRLTESLVLPVIVLVMPGPSSYTGEDAAEIVTAGNPSLIERVLHRLEAFDSVRPATPGEFSARAYLGGRLSIEQAEGVAATIAARTDAQLDAAERLLTGERGREYRAWADETATLLALVEAGIDFADQEDVVAISARDLRSRCGTLADRIDSLLGASAGREAETEVTRVVLVGRPNAGKSTLFNALLGRRRAVVSAEPGTTRDVLEEPLDLSQEVPGGPTVTLVDLAGLDSATSTGTDAAAQRAAHMAIRAAHVIIHCDPAGRFPPIEQAGPEAAVLRIRTKADLPGTARPAGDLVVCALDGWNLAPLRRAIADAAWGREADHLAEWVPSRHRRALRQTAAGLRDAAAAAEGTGNGSQMASPELAAVALRESLDAIGEVTGHIAPDDVIGRIFATFCIGK, translated from the coding sequence GTGCCCGGGCTCGACACGATCATCGCGGCGGCCTCGGGACCCGGGCGGTCCGAGCGTGCCATCGTGCGCATATCGGGCCCGGCTACGCGGGCCCTGCTCACCGAGGCGTTCGCTCCGCCTGTCGTCATGGCTCGTCGCGGCGTGGTCCGCGCACGGCTGCGGTTGACCGAGTCCCTGGTCCTCCCCGTGATCGTGCTGGTCATGCCGGGGCCCTCGTCGTACACCGGCGAGGATGCCGCAGAGATCGTCACCGCGGGGAACCCGTCGCTGATCGAGCGGGTGCTTCATCGCCTGGAGGCGTTCGATTCCGTCCGTCCGGCGACTCCCGGTGAGTTCTCGGCACGGGCGTACCTCGGAGGCCGCCTCAGCATCGAGCAGGCCGAGGGGGTCGCGGCGACGATCGCAGCCCGGACCGACGCCCAACTGGATGCCGCAGAGCGGCTGCTCACGGGTGAGCGCGGCCGCGAGTACCGAGCCTGGGCCGACGAGACGGCGACGCTGCTGGCGCTCGTCGAGGCCGGTATCGACTTCGCCGATCAGGAAGACGTTGTCGCCATCAGCGCCCGCGACCTGCGGTCCCGGTGCGGGACGCTCGCCGACCGGATCGACTCGCTGCTGGGCGCCTCCGCCGGGCGCGAGGCCGAGACCGAGGTCACCCGGGTGGTCCTCGTCGGCCGGCCCAATGCCGGCAAGTCGACACTGTTCAACGCGCTGCTCGGGCGGCGGCGGGCGGTGGTCTCCGCGGAACCGGGTACGACACGGGACGTGCTCGAGGAGCCGCTGGATCTGAGCCAGGAGGTCCCCGGCGGCCCGACGGTCACTCTGGTCGATCTGGCCGGATTGGACTCGGCCACGTCTACCGGTACGGACGCCGCGGCCCAGCGGGCCGCCCACATGGCGATCCGTGCCGCCCACGTCATCATTCACTGCGATCCGGCAGGGCGGTTCCCCCCGATCGAACAGGCCGGGCCAGAAGCAGCCGTTCTGCGGATCCGCACCAAGGCCGATCTTCCGGGAACTGCCCGCCCGGCGGGCGACCTGGTGGTGTGCGCCCTTGATGGTTGGAATCTCGCGCCCCTGCGCCGGGCGATTGCGGACGCCGCGTGGGGCAGGGAGGCGGATCATCTGGCCGAATGGGTGCCGTCGCGCCACCGCCGGGCTCTGCGGCAGACCGCCGCGGGTCTCCGCGATGCGGCGGCCGCGGCGGAGGGGACGGGCAATGGCAGTCAGATGGCCTCACCCGAACTGGCCGCCGTGGCGCTGAGGGAATCGCTCGATGCCATCGGTGAGGTCACTGGCCACATCGCACCGGACGATGTAATCGGACGGATCTTTGCGACGTTCTGCATCGGCAAGTAG
- the rimO gene encoding 30S ribosomal protein S12 methylthiotransferase RimO produces the protein MAKKTAATPSKRNTTDAPVASVAFVSLGCPKNLVDSEKMLGLLAEDGLAVVSYGQGANAEEPAVDGHADESPTAAADRPRADAVVINTCGFLEASKEESLSVIREAIRDKEAGRVKRVVVAGCLVQRHRAKMLDWAPGIDAMIGVFDRDHIVEAVRGAKADRTSLGEASDKPRYWIAGNALQAAKARGMPTTGLTVHGKDGKGIGYFEDDAARLRLTPRHYAYLRISEGCNQNCAFCTIPSIRGKMRSKPIDRIKAEAKELLADGAFELHLIGQDTTSYGDDLGAGMAAGGGLPAMLRAVDEAYDEAGAPRGRSGGWIRLMYAYPSNFSDDMIDAFARLADQGRVLPYIDIPLQHASDRVLTAMRRHVSAAQQRDLMLKLRDRIPGMAIRTTFITGFPGETEADHTALMEFVEEIGFDAMGVFEYSHEEGTVAGTMENDPNLAVPAEIKARRKAELMELQQRIAFAQAEYLAEQFDEKKPTQSGVQFDVLIDSATPTRGLATSGVTGGKSGRLHQGRAYFQAPLIDALTYVHAKRDLSPGELVRCTIVAADGYDLIARPVEELEHRVGLKVIR, from the coding sequence ATGGCCAAGAAGACCGCCGCAACCCCGTCCAAACGCAACACGACCGATGCCCCGGTGGCGTCGGTCGCGTTTGTGTCGCTGGGCTGCCCCAAGAACCTCGTCGACTCCGAGAAGATGCTCGGGCTGCTCGCGGAGGATGGTCTCGCAGTGGTCTCCTATGGACAGGGTGCCAACGCAGAGGAGCCGGCTGTCGACGGCCACGCCGACGAATCGCCAACAGCTGCCGCGGATCGCCCAAGGGCCGATGCGGTAGTAATCAATACCTGCGGGTTCCTGGAGGCTTCGAAGGAGGAGTCCCTTTCTGTCATCCGCGAGGCCATCCGCGACAAGGAAGCCGGGCGGGTCAAGCGCGTGGTGGTCGCCGGCTGCCTCGTGCAGCGGCACCGGGCCAAGATGCTCGACTGGGCGCCCGGGATCGACGCCATGATCGGCGTCTTTGACCGGGACCATATTGTCGAGGCCGTCCGGGGCGCGAAGGCCGACCGGACCTCGCTCGGGGAGGCCTCCGACAAGCCGCGATACTGGATCGCCGGCAACGCGCTGCAGGCCGCCAAGGCCCGGGGCATGCCGACCACCGGTCTGACGGTCCACGGCAAGGACGGCAAGGGCATCGGCTATTTCGAGGACGACGCCGCGCGGCTGAGGCTCACGCCCCGGCACTACGCCTACCTCCGCATCTCGGAAGGGTGCAACCAGAACTGTGCGTTCTGCACCATCCCATCGATCCGCGGCAAGATGCGGTCCAAGCCGATCGATCGGATCAAGGCCGAAGCGAAGGAGCTGCTCGCCGACGGGGCGTTTGAACTCCACCTCATCGGGCAGGACACCACCTCCTACGGCGACGATCTCGGGGCCGGCATGGCCGCGGGCGGGGGCCTCCCGGCGATGCTCAGAGCGGTTGATGAGGCGTACGACGAGGCCGGCGCACCGCGCGGGCGGTCCGGCGGGTGGATCCGCCTGATGTACGCCTACCCATCGAACTTCTCGGATGACATGATCGATGCGTTCGCGCGCCTGGCCGACCAGGGCCGCGTGCTGCCGTACATCGACATCCCGTTGCAGCACGCGTCGGACCGCGTGCTCACCGCGATGCGCCGGCACGTCAGCGCCGCGCAGCAGCGCGACCTGATGCTCAAGTTGCGGGACCGAATCCCCGGCATGGCCATCAGGACGACCTTTATCACCGGCTTCCCCGGCGAGACCGAGGCGGACCACACGGCCCTGATGGAGTTTGTCGAGGAGATCGGCTTCGACGCGATGGGCGTGTTCGAGTACAGCCACGAGGAAGGAACGGTCGCGGGAACGATGGAGAACGACCCGAACCTGGCCGTGCCCGCCGAGATCAAGGCCCGGCGCAAGGCCGAACTGATGGAACTGCAGCAGAGGATCGCCTTCGCCCAGGCCGAGTACCTCGCGGAGCAGTTCGATGAAAAAAAACCGACCCAGTCCGGCGTGCAGTTCGATGTGCTGATCGACTCGGCGACGCCGACCCGGGGCCTGGCGACCAGCGGGGTGACCGGTGGCAAGAGCGGCCGGCTGCACCAGGGCCGCGCGTACTTCCAAGCCCCCCTCATCGACGCTCTGACCTACGTGCATGCCAAGCGAGACCTCTCCCCCGGGGAACTGGTCCGCTGCACAATCGTCGCCGCTGACGGCTATGACCTGATCGCGCGACCGGTTGAGGAGCTCGAGCACCGGGTCGGCCTCAAGGTCATCAGGTAG